A section of the Humulus lupulus chromosome 2, drHumLupu1.1, whole genome shotgun sequence genome encodes:
- the LOC133814982 gene encoding uncharacterized protein LOC133814982, with protein sequence MKFVELSSYAYSGAVDHPLLIEQFLCRLTPSILGLISTMTFANLNECMIATLWTEARQDAIEKKSSDRERVNDQKMNKKNQGRWLSQGHQLSGGSTSSGSSGKAQIGPMGVLAVANKIIRRKISRNDNRDPNHHMECPYGPIGSIREEVLVRAQAILVKESGKQKEKPLVKPMLLEVMMCKEEQAKELWMVCMLGLGWETFSPALQLSVPMGGHDEVSTICKSVCVVFEGHKFLESYPRKIKLECYGSLFEIGDESRSRDKFPWISVVSGFPDVFLEDFLGLPTNSEIEFCIDLILGTQIVCIAPYQMSLAELDKLKKQLGQLMDKCYIRNSTSPLGALVLFAKKANESLRLCVDYRKLNHMEIKNKYLLPRIDELLDKLRGSKCFSKIDLRSSYHQLRITEEDIPKTAFKTRYGHFEFLVMPFGFTNVPATFMDFMNMIFRPYLDKFVVVFIDNILVYSKTPEDHVEHLSIVLKTLRDHHLYAKKGKCDFRMTNVKFLEHDESFEDAFRELKQRLTTTHVLTVPNSDELYVVFIDAFGTGLGEVLMQNGKVVAYASCQLNPHEKNYPMHDLELVAVIFALKIWRCYLYGAKFELYSNHKSLKYLFTQRDLNLRQRIWVEYMKDYYFTLQCHPEKANVVVDALSRKPHGLLQSLPILEWKWDKITVDLVTGLPLTPLNHDTVWVIVDRLTKSAHFILIRKDYKTSRLARLYVDNIVQLHGVPSSIVSDRNPQFTSRFWRALQKALGTELKLSTAHHPQPDGQSQRTIQTLEDMLRSCILDFGGSWGEHLSSVEPDEHVTIGPQIIASTTKKIKDIQERLKVVQSHQKSYADLHRREVEFEVGDYVFFKVTPMHGVMRFGVKGKLAPRCIGPFKVIEWVREVAYRLSLPAWLGHVLNVFHVSMLRKCTPGPSHITEYEAIPLQENVTYEEKPIRIQTRELKVLRNEEIQVVKVL encoded by the exons atGAAGTTTGTAGAGTTATCTTCCTATGCTTATTCTGGTGCAGTCGATCATCCTCTTCTCATTGAGCAATTCCTGTGTCGCTTGACTCCTTCGATACTTGGTTTAATTTCCACTATGACCTTTGCCAACTTGAATGAGTGTATGATAGCAACCTTGTGGACTGAGGCACGTCAAGACGCAATTGAGAAAAAGAGTTCGGACCGAGAAAGAGTAAATGACCAAAAAATGAACAAGAAGAACCAAGGGCGGTGGTTATCCCAAGGACATCAGCTTAGTGGGGGTAGCACTAGTAGCGGTTCTTCAGGAAAGGCTCAAATTGGGCCGATGGGTGTTTTAGCTGTGGCCAACAAGATCATAAGAAGAAAGATTTCCCGCAATGACAATAGAGATCCCAACCATCACATGGAGTGTCCATATGGACCTAT AGGTTCAATTAGGGAGGAGGTTCTAGTGCGAGCACAAGCCATCCTGGTCAAGGAAAGTGGAAAGCAAAAGGAAAAGCCTCTGGTCAAGCCTATGCTCTTGGAGGTGATGATGTGCAAGGAGGAACAAGCTAAGGAGTTGTGGATGGTATG CATGTTGGGTTTGGGttgggaaacttttagtcctGCCTTGCAGTTGAGTGTACCTATGGGAGGGCATGATGAGGTATCCACCATCTGTAAATCAGTTTGtgttgtgtttgaagggcataagtTTTTAG AATCATATCCTAGGAAAATAAAGTTAGAGTGTTATGGGAGTTTGTTTGAAATTGGGGATGAGTCTAGGTCTCGAGACAAGTTTCCTTGGATATCAGTGGTTAGTGGCTTTCCagatgtgtttcttgaggattttttaGGGCTACCAACTAATAGTGAGATCGAGTTTTGCATTGATTTGATTCTCGGGACTCAAATAGTTTGTATTGCACCTTATCAAATGTCACTTGCAGAGTTGGATAAATTGAAAAAGCAATTGGGTCAGCTGATGGATAAATGTTACATCAGGAACAGTACTTCCCCATTGGGAGCTCTAGTCTTGTTTGCCAAGAAAGCAAATGAATCCTTGCGACTGTGCGTCGATTATAGGAAATTGAATCATATggaaattaagaacaagtatctttTGCCAAGAATAGATGAGTTGTTAGATAAGCTCAGAGGTTCAAAGTGTTTTTCCAAGATTGACTTGAGGTCAAgctatcatcaattgaggattacggaagaggatattcctaagactgCTTTCAAGACGCGTTATGGAcactttgagtttttggtgatgccatttggatttACTAATGTGCCTGCAACATTTATGGACTTTATGAATATGATCTTTAGAccttatttggataagtttgtggtagtttttattgataacattttgGTGTATTCCAAGACACCTGAGGACCATGTTGAGCACTTATCAATTGTGTTGAAAACTTTGAGAGATCATCATTTATATGCTAAGAAAGGGAAATGTGACTTCAGGATGACTAATGTCAAATTCTTAGAGCAT GATGAAAGTTTTGAAGATGCTTTCAGAGAACTGAAGCAAAGATTGACTACGACGCATGTTCTCACTGTGCCTAATAGTGATGAACTGTATGTGGTATTCATTGATGCTTTTGGTACTGGTTTAGGAGAAGTTCTCATGCAAAATGGCAAGGTTGTTGCCTATGCTTCATGCCAATTGAATCCACATGAGAAGAACTACCCCATGCATGACTTAGAACTTGTAGCAGTGATTTTTGCCTTGAAGATTTGGAGATGTTACTTGTATGGGGCAAAGTTTGAATTATATTctaatcataagagtttaaaatatCTCTTCACTCAAAGAGACTTGAATTTGAGGCAAAGAATATGGGTCGAGTATATGAAAGATTATTATTTCACTTTGCAATGTCATCCTGAAAAAGCGAATGTGGTCGTTGATGCATTAAGTAGAAAACCTCATG GTTTGCTTCAATCTTTGCCTatactagaatggaagtgggacaagaTCACGGTGGACCTTGTGACTGGATTACCATTGACACCATTAAATCATGACACTGTTTGGGTGATTGTCGATCGTTTGACCAAATCTGCTCATTTTATTCTAATTAGGAAGGATTATAAGACTTCTAGACTAGCTCGACTTTATGTGGATAATATAGTTCAACTGCATGGGGTTCCTTCAAGCATTGTTTCAGATAGAAATCCTCAATTTACATCAAGGTTTTGGCGAGCATTGCAAAAAGCCTTGGGGACTGAGCTTAAGTTGAGCACTGCTCACCATCCTCAGCCAGATGGACAGTCTCAGAGGACCATCCAaactttggaggacatgcttcgttcttgtattttggattttggagGTAGTTGGGGAGAACACTTGTCTTCG GTAGAACCAGATGAGCATGTCACTATTGGACCTCAAATTATTGCTAGTACCACTAAGAAGATCAAAGACATTCAAGAGAGACTTAAGGTTGTTCAAAgtcatcagaaaagttatgcCGATCTCCACCGACGAGAAGTTGAGTTTGAGGTTGGTGACTATGTCTTCTTTAAAGTTACTCCTATGCATGGTGTGatgagatttggagtaaagggtaAGCTAGCCCCGAGGTGTATTGGACCTTTTAAGGTTATCGAGTGGGTTAGGGAGGTTGCTTATCGATTGAGCTTACCAGCATGGTTGGGGCATGTTCTCAATGTGTTCCATGTGTCGATGTTGAGGAAGTGTACTCCAGGCCCGTCACACATCACTGAGTATGAGGCTATCCCTCTTCAAGAGAATGTGACATACGAAGAGAAACCTATCAGAATTCAGACAAGAGAGTTAAAGGTGCTAAGGAATGAAGAGATTCaagtagtcaaggtcttatga